The window CCCCGCCCCCACGGAGCGGGCGGAGAGGCCGGGGCCAGCTTGGCGGGCAGGATGCAGCCTTGGAGCGCGGATGGTTTTCCGTTGGGACTCACCGCCGGTCACCGCTCGCAAGCTGTGCAGATGCAAACAATTACAGTGTCGCCCTTGACGGGGTTTCTAGATTGGAGGCATGGGTTCTGTATCGCGATGACGGTTCACCGGCGCGGGTGGGGGTGGCGCGCCGTTCAGAGCAAGGATGGGCTGAAATGGGCGACTTCGACTACCGGAAATACTGGGACCTGGGGTTCACCTGGGATGACTACCTCGGCAACGAGGTGAAGGAGCACCGCGACCTCTGGCACGGCGTCTGGACCCGCTCGCGGGTGCCGGAGTGGGCCACGGCCGCCGCGCCCGCCGGCGAGTGGAAGGTGCTGGTGATCAGCGAAGACTGGTGCGGCGACGCATCCAACACCGTTCCCGTGATCGCCAGGCTGGCGGAGACGCTGCCGAACGTGGAGATGCGCGTGGTGAAGCGCGACGAGCATCCCGAGCTGATGGACCGGCACCTGACCAGCGGCTCGCGCTCGATCCCCCTCGCCGTCGTGCTGCGGCCGGACTGGTCCGTCGCCGGGCAGTGGGGGCCGCGACCGAGCGAGCTGCAGGACTTCGTGCTGCGCGAGAAGAAGGCGGAGCTCCGCCCCGTGGGCGACATCTACCGCGACGTCCGCACCTGGTACGCCCGCGACCGCGGCGAAACCACCATCCGCGAGATCTTGGCGGTGTTCGAGGCCGATTCGCCCCGCCGCGCGGCGGCATGACGGTTCGATCACCGGCAGCTCACAAGCCCTCCTCCGATCCACGGGGGAGGGCTCTTCCGCATGGGGAGAACCCGATGCTGCGCTGATCTCCGCGCGGTGCGGGAATGGCAAGGACGGGAGTCCGCAAAAGGCGGACTTCGGGCCGTTGTCGCCGCGAATTCCATTCGCCCTCCCCTGTCCGGCGATCGGACCCGCTTGCCGCCATCCCCCGCCCCGCTCTATATCTCCCGTATTCCGTATACAATCCCGGCGGCATCCGCGTCTCCCGGCGCGGCGGCTGCCCACCGCCCCGACACCCGCCTGCTCGGAGAGTCCATCCCCATGCGATTCCGCCGTTCCCTGGCCGCGGCCGCGGCGCTGGCGCTGGTGGCGCCCGCCGCCGCCCGCGCGCAAGCGCCGCAGCAGCCGACGATCGCGCCCAACGACAACCTGGTGGCCGACGGCATCCCGCCCATCCCCGCCTCGCTGGCCGAGGAGGTGCGGCGCTACACCGAGTCGCGCGGCGCCGGGCTCGCGAGCTGGCATCCGCTGCGCCGCGAGATGCTCATCTCCACCCGCTTCGCCAACACCAACCAGCTGCACCTGGTGAAGACGCCGATGGGCGCGCGGACGCAGCTCACCTTCTTCGACGAGCCGGTGGGCGGCGGAAGCTGGGAGCCGCGCGCGGGGCGCTACTTCCTGTTCACGAAGGACGTGGGCGGCAACGAGTTCGGGCAGATCTACCGCTTCGACCCCACCAGCGGGCGCAGCGAGATGCTGACACCCGGCGGACGCTCGCAGAACGGCGGGATCCAGTGGAGCCCCGACGGCACCCGCATCGCCTACGGCTCCACCCGCCGCAACGGCGGCGACCGCGACATCTTCGTCATGGACCCGGCCAACAAGGCGTCCGACCGCATGGTGCTGCAGGTGCAGGGCGGCGGCTGGGGCGTGAGCGACTGGTCGCCCGACGGGCGCCGGCTGCTGCTGGGCGAGTACATCTCCGTGAACCAGAGCAACCTGTGGCTGCTGGACGTGGCCACCGGGCAGAAGACGGCGCTCACCGACCCGCGCGACACCGTGGCCTGGAACCCCGGCGAGTTCACCCGCGACGGGCGCTCCATCGTGCTGACCACCGACCAGGGCTCGGAGTACCAGCGGCTGGCGCTGATGGACGTGGCCACCCACCGCGTGACCCCGCTCACCACCGGCATCAGCTGGGACGTGGAGAGCTTCGGCCTGTCGCCCGACGGCTCGACCGTGGCCTTCACGACGAACGAAGCGGGGGTGTCGAAGCTGTACCTGTTCAGCATGGCCACGCGGCGCGCGCGCCCGGTCACCGGCGTGCCGCAGGGAGTGATCGGCGGGCTGGAGTGGCACCACAACTCGCGCGACCTGGGCTTCTCCGTCTCGTCCGCCCGCTCCACGTCGGACGTGTACTCGCTGAATACGGCGACGGGGGTGGTGACCCGGTGGACCGAGAGCGAGCTGGGCGGGCTGGCGGCGAGCGAGCTGGCCGAGCCGGCGCTCATCCGCTGGCCCAGCTTCGACGGGCGCGAGATCACCGGCTTCTACTACAAGCCGCCCGCGCGCTTCACGGGAAAGCGGCCGGTGATCATCAACATCCACGGCGGCCCCGAGGGGCAGAGCCGGCCCACCTTCCTGGGGCGCGGCAACTACTTCGTGAACGAGCTGGGCGTGGCCATCATCTACCCCAACGTCCGCGGGTCCACCGGGTACGGGAAGACGTTCGTGAAGCTGGACAACGGGATGCGGCGCTACGACAGCGTGAAGGACATCGGCGCGCTGCTGGACTGGATCGCGCGGCAGCCGGACCTGGACGCCAGCCGGGTGATGGTGACGGGCGGGAGCTACGGCGGGTTCATGACGCTGGCGGTGGCCACCACCTACAACGACCGCATCGCCTGCTCGCTGGACGTGGTGGGGATCAGCAACTTCAACACCTTCCTGAAGAACACCGAGAGCTACCGGCGCGACCTGCGCCGCGCCGAGTACGGCGACGAGCGGCAGCCCGAGATGGCGCAGTTCTTCGAGCGCACGGCGCCGCTGAACAACGCGGGGAACATCACCAAGCCGCTGTTCGTGGTGCAGGGCGGCAACGACCCGCGCGTGCCGCACACCGAGGCCGAGCAGATGGTGGCGCGGGTGAAGCAGAACGGCAGCCCGGTGTGGTACCTGATGGCCCGCGACGAGGGCCACGGCTTCCGCAAGAAGGCCAACGTGGACTACCAGTTCTACGCGACCGTCATGTTCATCCGCCAGTACCTGCTGGGTCAGCAGCCGGGAACGCCGCAGCGCAGCGCCTCGGCGAACTGACCGCCGATCGATCGTGGCTGGATGAAGATGCCCCGGCGCGGGATCCGCGCCGGGGCATCTTCCTGTGTCCGAACCGCCGGAACTCGCCGCGTGGTCAGTGCCCGCCGCAGCGCCGTCCGGCGTTGGCCACGGTGGCCACCGGCTGGCCGTCGTAGCTCACCTGCACCGTCCCGGTCGCCCCGGTGGTGAACGGCGTCCACCCGCCGATGGCGGGGAAGACCAGGTCCTCGGCGGCGGTGGTCCCGTCGGCCGCCGTGGTGGTCACCCGCAGCGTGAGCTCCGTGCCGGTGTGGTTCTGCACGCGGAAGTCGTTGCCGCACACGTAGTCCACCCGAATGCCCGAGACGTCCACCTGCGGCGGGATGTCGGGGTCCACGGACGAGCGGGCGCAGCGCGCCAGGTTCTGCAGCAGCGCCGCCCCCCCGCCGCCGTAGCGGATGCCGTCGATGACGCGCGCCGCCTGCCGCTCGGCGTCGGCGGGGATGCCATTGTCGAGCACCGGCCCGCCCTCGCCCGCCGCGAAGCCGCATACGCCGGTGGCGGGGAGCGCCTGGGTGAAGAGCTGGGGACGGGTGTACCCCGGCAGGTACTGGCTGGCCCCCAGCGACGAGCCGATCACCAGCAGCCCCATCACCCGCGACTCGTCGGACGCGCGGCCGTCGCCGGTCACCTCCAGCGC is drawn from Longimicrobium sp. and contains these coding sequences:
- a CDS encoding thioredoxin family protein, which produces MGDFDYRKYWDLGFTWDDYLGNEVKEHRDLWHGVWTRSRVPEWATAAAPAGEWKVLVISEDWCGDASNTVPVIARLAETLPNVEMRVVKRDEHPELMDRHLTSGSRSIPLAVVLRPDWSVAGQWGPRPSELQDFVLREKKAELRPVGDIYRDVRTWYARDRGETTIREILAVFEADSPRRAAA
- a CDS encoding S9 family peptidase, translated to MRFRRSLAAAAALALVAPAAARAQAPQQPTIAPNDNLVADGIPPIPASLAEEVRRYTESRGAGLASWHPLRREMLISTRFANTNQLHLVKTPMGARTQLTFFDEPVGGGSWEPRAGRYFLFTKDVGGNEFGQIYRFDPTSGRSEMLTPGGRSQNGGIQWSPDGTRIAYGSTRRNGGDRDIFVMDPANKASDRMVLQVQGGGWGVSDWSPDGRRLLLGEYISVNQSNLWLLDVATGQKTALTDPRDTVAWNPGEFTRDGRSIVLTTDQGSEYQRLALMDVATHRVTPLTTGISWDVESFGLSPDGSTVAFTTNEAGVSKLYLFSMATRRARPVTGVPQGVIGGLEWHHNSRDLGFSVSSARSTSDVYSLNTATGVVTRWTESELGGLAASELAEPALIRWPSFDGREITGFYYKPPARFTGKRPVIINIHGGPEGQSRPTFLGRGNYFVNELGVAIIYPNVRGSTGYGKTFVKLDNGMRRYDSVKDIGALLDWIARQPDLDASRVMVTGGSYGGFMTLAVATTYNDRIACSLDVVGISNFNTFLKNTESYRRDLRRAEYGDERQPEMAQFFERTAPLNNAGNITKPLFVVQGGNDPRVPHTEAEQMVARVKQNGSPVWYLMARDEGHGFRKKANVDYQFYATVMFIRQYLLGQQPGTPQRSASAN